Proteins from a single region of Nocardiopsis dassonvillei subsp. dassonvillei DSM 43111:
- a CDS encoding DeoR/GlpR family DNA-binding transcription regulator: MAEENRPAFAAERRERILELVRANGTMSLRDIAVRVRASEVTIRRDVRALETEGLVDRRRGGVALPGRIGHEQSYSGKSGQCAAEKAAIATAAARLVRPGDAVTIGPGSTAEAFARALLTRTDLTVVTNSLRVADVLAGAVGVEVVVTGGTLHGPIRALVGAAAEESLAGLRVNRAFLSGNGVSADRGLSTPNPAVASVDRALAACAEETIVLADHTKIGADTMVPTVAPEEIAHLVTDSSADPEVLMTLEETGALVHVAVVAQERGQ; encoded by the coding sequence ATGGCCGAGGAGAACCGTCCGGCGTTCGCCGCCGAGCGCCGGGAGCGCATTCTCGAACTCGTGCGCGCCAACGGCACCATGTCCCTGCGCGACATCGCCGTCAGGGTCCGCGCCTCGGAGGTCACCATCCGCCGCGACGTGCGCGCCCTGGAGACCGAGGGGCTGGTGGACCGCCGCCGGGGCGGGGTCGCCCTGCCCGGCAGGATCGGCCACGAGCAGAGCTACTCCGGCAAGAGCGGCCAGTGCGCCGCCGAGAAGGCCGCCATCGCCACCGCCGCGGCCCGACTCGTGCGCCCCGGCGACGCCGTCACCATCGGCCCCGGCAGCACCGCCGAGGCCTTCGCCCGCGCGCTCCTGACCCGCACCGACCTGACCGTGGTCACCAACTCCCTGCGCGTCGCCGACGTCCTGGCCGGGGCCGTCGGCGTCGAGGTGGTCGTGACCGGCGGCACCCTGCACGGCCCCATCCGGGCCCTGGTCGGGGCGGCGGCGGAGGAGAGCCTGGCCGGGCTGCGCGTCAACCGGGCCTTCCTCTCCGGCAACGGGGTCAGCGCCGACCGCGGCCTGAGCACCCCCAACCCGGCCGTGGCCAGCGTGGACCGCGCCCTGGCCGCCTGCGCCGAGGAGACCATCGTCCTGGCAGACCACACCAAGATCGGCGCCGACACCATGGTGCCTACCGTCGCCCCCGAGGAGATCGCCCACCTGGTCACCGACAGCAGCGCCGACCCCGAGGTGCTGATGACCCTGGAGGAGACGGGCGCCCTCGTCCACGTCGCGGTGGTCGCCCAAGAGCGGGGGCAGTGA
- a CDS encoding ABC transporter ATP-binding protein: MTEFTVKPDPTVTSPPVVVARGLTKTYDTGDSQVHALAGVDVEFHRGAFTAIMGPSGSGKSTLMHCLAGLDVPTSGTVHLGRTQITGLRDAELTLLRRDRIGFIFQSFNLLPMLTAEQNILLPSQIAKRGVDKQRFDHIIDVVGLRDRLNHLPAKLSGGQQQRVAVARALLNAPEVVYADEPTGNLDSRSGTEVLEFLRNSARDLNQTIVMVTHDPVAASYADRVVFLRDGRLVDEVVEPTAELVSARLLKLEEA; this comes from the coding sequence GTGACCGAGTTCACCGTGAAGCCCGACCCGACGGTCACCTCACCGCCGGTGGTGGTCGCCCGGGGCCTCACCAAGACCTACGACACCGGCGACAGCCAGGTCCACGCCCTGGCCGGGGTGGACGTGGAGTTCCACCGGGGCGCGTTCACCGCGATCATGGGCCCCTCGGGGTCGGGCAAGTCCACCCTCATGCACTGCCTGGCCGGACTGGACGTGCCCACCTCGGGCACCGTGCACCTGGGCCGCACCCAGATCACCGGCCTGCGCGACGCCGAGCTGACCCTGCTGCGCCGCGACCGGATCGGGTTCATCTTCCAGTCCTTCAACCTGCTGCCGATGCTGACCGCCGAGCAGAACATCCTGCTGCCGTCGCAGATCGCCAAGCGCGGGGTCGACAAGCAGCGCTTCGACCACATCATCGACGTGGTGGGCCTGCGCGACCGGCTCAACCACCTGCCCGCCAAGCTCTCCGGCGGCCAGCAGCAGCGCGTGGCCGTGGCCCGCGCCCTGCTCAACGCGCCCGAGGTCGTCTACGCCGACGAGCCCACCGGCAACCTGGACTCGCGCTCGGGCACCGAGGTGCTGGAGTTCCTGCGCAACTCGGCCCGCGACCTGAACCAGACCATCGTCATGGTCACCCACGACCCCGTGGCCGCCTCCTACGCCGACCGCGTGGTCTTCCTGCGCGACGGACGTCTGGTGGACGAGGTCGTCGAACCCACCGCCGAGCTGGTCTCCGCACGGCTGCTGAAGCTGGAAGAGGCCTGA
- a CDS encoding acyl-CoA dehydrogenase family protein — MTVARTLHTPEAEQLLELTREIVDKELTPRAAGDEEGGLFPREVFRVLGGAGLLGLPYPGRYGGGDQPYEVYLQVVEELARGWLAVGLGVSVHTLSCYPLATFGSDAQREAHLPGMLGGGLLGAYCLSEAASGSDASALTTRAEADGDGYRVNGAKAWITHGGQADYYTLFARTGAPDSGARGISCFHVPADTPGLGSAAPERKMGMNSSITAGVLLDDVRLGADALVGERDRGFGIALSALDSGRLGIAACAVGLAQAALDAAVDYSRERHQFGTAIGDFQGVGFMLADMATQVAASRELYLSAARLRDAGLPFGKQAAMAKLLATDTAMRVTTDAVQVFGGYGYTRDFPVERYMREAKVLQIVEGTNQVQRMVISRHLAREGA, encoded by the coding sequence ATGACGGTCGCACGTACTCTGCACACCCCCGAGGCGGAGCAACTCCTGGAACTGACCCGGGAGATCGTGGACAAGGAGCTGACCCCGCGGGCCGCCGGGGACGAGGAGGGCGGCCTGTTCCCGCGCGAGGTCTTCCGCGTGCTCGGCGGCGCCGGGCTGCTCGGCCTGCCCTACCCCGGCCGGTACGGCGGCGGGGACCAGCCCTACGAGGTCTACCTCCAGGTGGTGGAGGAGCTGGCACGGGGCTGGCTCGCGGTCGGCCTGGGCGTGAGCGTCCACACCCTGTCCTGCTACCCCCTCGCCACCTTCGGCTCCGACGCGCAGAGGGAGGCCCACCTGCCCGGCATGCTCGGCGGCGGACTCCTGGGCGCCTACTGCCTGTCCGAGGCCGCCTCGGGCTCGGACGCCTCCGCCCTGACCACCCGGGCCGAGGCCGACGGGGACGGCTACCGCGTCAACGGCGCCAAGGCCTGGATCACCCACGGCGGCCAGGCCGACTACTACACGCTCTTCGCCCGCACCGGCGCCCCGGACTCCGGCGCCCGCGGCATCAGCTGCTTCCACGTCCCCGCGGACACCCCCGGCCTGGGATCGGCGGCCCCCGAGCGCAAGATGGGCATGAACTCCTCGATCACCGCCGGGGTCCTCCTCGACGACGTCCGCCTCGGCGCCGACGCCCTGGTGGGCGAGCGGGACAGGGGCTTCGGCATAGCCCTGTCCGCCCTGGACTCCGGACGCCTGGGCATCGCCGCCTGCGCGGTCGGCCTCGCCCAGGCCGCCCTCGACGCCGCCGTGGACTACTCCCGCGAACGCCACCAGTTCGGCACCGCCATCGGCGACTTCCAGGGCGTGGGCTTCATGCTCGCCGACATGGCCACCCAGGTCGCGGCCTCCCGCGAGCTCTACCTGTCGGCCGCGCGCCTGCGCGACGCCGGGCTCCCCTTCGGCAAGCAGGCCGCGATGGCCAAGCTCCTGGCCACCGACACCGCCATGAGGGTCACCACCGACGCCGTGCAGGTCTTCGGCGGCTACGGCTACACCCGCGACTTCCCCGTCGAGCGCTACATGCGCGAGGCCAAGGTGCTCCAGATCGTGGAGGGCACCAACCAGGTGCAGCGCATGGTCATCAGCCGCCACCTGGCCAGGGAGGGAGCCTGA
- a CDS encoding response regulator, whose translation MIRTLLVDDELLVRSGLRMILDSAPDIEVVGEGGDGAEAVRLAEELAPDVVLLDIRMPGTDGITAAARLTALPRPPRVVLLTTFDLDEYVHSALRAGAVGFLLKDTPPRDLIGAVRTVHEGNAMLAPSVTKRMLERFAAPAPADSAAGRAEAVRRLSVLSERERSVLLAVARGRSNAEAGRDLGMREATVKAHVSRILAKLDMSNRVQAAILAHDAGWA comes from the coding sequence GTGATCCGCACGCTCCTGGTCGATGACGAACTCCTGGTCAGGTCCGGCCTGCGGATGATCCTGGACTCCGCTCCCGACATCGAGGTGGTGGGCGAGGGCGGCGACGGCGCCGAGGCCGTGCGCCTGGCCGAGGAACTCGCCCCCGACGTGGTGCTGCTCGACATCCGCATGCCGGGCACCGACGGGATCACCGCCGCCGCCCGCCTGACCGCCCTGCCCCGGCCGCCCCGCGTGGTCCTGCTGACCACCTTCGACCTGGACGAGTACGTGCACAGCGCCCTGCGGGCCGGTGCGGTGGGCTTCCTGCTCAAGGACACCCCGCCCCGCGACCTCATCGGCGCGGTGCGCACCGTCCACGAGGGCAACGCGATGCTCGCGCCCAGCGTGACCAAGCGCATGCTCGAACGCTTCGCCGCGCCCGCCCCCGCCGACTCCGCGGCGGGCCGCGCCGAGGCCGTGCGCCGCCTGTCGGTGCTCAGCGAGCGCGAGCGGTCGGTGCTCCTCGCGGTGGCTCGGGGCCGGTCCAACGCCGAGGCGGGCCGCGACCTGGGCATGCGCGAGGCCACGGTCAAGGCCCACGTCAGCCGCATCCTGGCCAAGCTGGACATGTCCAACCGGGTGCAGGCCGCCATCCTGGCCCACGACGCGGGCTGGGCCTGA
- a CDS encoding ABC transporter permease: MLRTTLAGLRLHKSRYVTTVLAILLGVMFVSGTMVFADTLNASYEKSVMGSATSVDAIAVPTEPEFDPESTEPPEEPVPFTDEQLDTVRALPEVAEAGGLLKGEAVLLDADGRAVGFVPPAAVGLGEVSRFSADEGSLPASGDEIALATSTAEQTGFAVGDTVTVLDAEGDKRDFTLTGLVEFGVDPAYSMGGAVVFDPDTTREMAGVRDYAEIDVLAAEGHTPQDAADAVAAELGGAAEVSTGEQFGLDMAESVGGQAEMLRVALLLFAFIAMFVAGIVIYNTFAILIAQRQRELALLRCVGAKRGQVFLSVLTESVVVGLVSSALGVLAGVGVGMAGATYGGPLLGSGEAVPVVVTPTAVLVGLAVGTVVTVFSAMVPATRATRVAPLAALRTSATAAGLEKGTGWVRVVFGLVTFAVAAALVGLTQMMGPGTMGPVIVTAAALIAFVGVVVLGPLLVRGIVRLVGVPLRKVGVPSMLAVDNSTRSPRRAATAMIALTVGATLITGYSVVSASVETTMTRMLEEQFPVDYQVSPQFSMEGTGTATETAEGSEEAEDPAGSEGSEQSAGAGQAPADGEESAAGEAPADGAEGPAEPAEPTGGASAGEDSGTQGGTEAGAAQEPRFPTIPNEVRVALEGQSALGKVIGQRSVYVDTDGGQSVPVYTYPGAEVGVDLTSDTVEGDVTDIGPGRATVTEGYAEGAGVGDTLTLPAEDGRDLSVEIVAVVEDMQSLTGVTLHPEDFAAAFPSVDEDEMLLIRAAEGADAAEVRDAVYTAVEDHPTMQVASAAEMKNQFSEVLDIAFYTIAAMLGLAIIIAVFGISNTMALSVLERTRESALLRALGLARGQLRRMLSVEAVLLCLIGAGIGIVLGVVFGWAAGASVMPDMVFTVPFGQIGVFIAVAVLAGLLASVLPARRAAATSITGALASE, translated from the coding sequence ATGCTGCGCACCACACTCGCCGGGCTGCGTCTGCACAAGTCCCGGTACGTCACCACCGTGCTGGCGATCCTGCTGGGGGTCATGTTCGTGTCGGGGACCATGGTCTTCGCCGACACCCTCAACGCCAGCTACGAGAAGTCCGTCATGGGCTCGGCCACCAGCGTGGACGCCATCGCCGTGCCCACCGAGCCCGAGTTCGACCCCGAGAGCACGGAGCCGCCCGAGGAGCCGGTTCCGTTCACCGACGAGCAGCTGGACACGGTGCGGGCGCTGCCCGAGGTCGCCGAGGCGGGCGGGCTCCTGAAGGGCGAGGCCGTGCTCCTGGACGCCGACGGCCGCGCGGTCGGCTTCGTGCCTCCCGCCGCGGTCGGGCTGGGCGAGGTCAGCCGCTTCTCCGCCGACGAGGGCTCGCTGCCCGCGAGCGGGGACGAGATCGCCCTGGCCACCTCCACCGCCGAGCAGACCGGCTTCGCGGTCGGCGACACGGTGACCGTGCTCGACGCCGAGGGGGACAAGCGCGACTTCACCCTCACCGGGCTGGTCGAGTTCGGCGTGGACCCGGCCTACAGCATGGGGGGCGCCGTCGTCTTCGACCCGGACACCACCCGGGAGATGGCCGGCGTGAGGGACTACGCCGAGATCGACGTGCTCGCCGCCGAGGGCCACACCCCGCAGGATGCGGCCGACGCCGTCGCCGCGGAGCTGGGGGGCGCGGCCGAGGTGAGCACCGGTGAGCAGTTCGGTCTGGACATGGCCGAGAGCGTGGGCGGCCAGGCGGAGATGCTGCGCGTCGCGCTGCTGCTGTTCGCCTTCATCGCGATGTTCGTCGCCGGGATCGTCATCTACAACACCTTCGCCATCCTCATCGCCCAGCGCCAGCGCGAGCTGGCCCTGCTGCGGTGCGTGGGCGCCAAGCGCGGCCAGGTCTTCCTGTCGGTGCTGACCGAGTCGGTGGTCGTGGGCCTGGTCTCCTCCGCCCTGGGCGTGCTGGCCGGTGTGGGCGTCGGCATGGCCGGTGCGACCTACGGCGGCCCGCTGCTGGGCTCCGGGGAGGCGGTGCCCGTGGTGGTCACGCCGACGGCGGTCCTGGTCGGACTGGCCGTGGGAACCGTGGTGACCGTGTTCTCCGCGATGGTCCCGGCCACGCGCGCTACCCGGGTGGCGCCGCTGGCGGCCCTGCGCACCAGCGCCACCGCCGCCGGACTGGAGAAGGGCACCGGCTGGGTCCGCGTCGTCTTCGGCCTGGTGACCTTCGCGGTCGCGGCCGCCCTGGTGGGCCTGACCCAGATGATGGGACCGGGCACGATGGGCCCGGTCATCGTCACCGCCGCCGCCCTCATCGCGTTCGTGGGCGTGGTCGTGCTGGGCCCGCTGCTGGTGCGCGGCATCGTGCGCCTGGTCGGCGTGCCCCTGCGGAAGGTGGGCGTGCCGAGCATGCTGGCGGTGGACAACTCCACCCGCAGCCCGCGCCGCGCGGCCACCGCGATGATCGCCCTGACCGTGGGCGCGACCCTCATCACCGGGTACTCGGTGGTCAGCGCCTCCGTCGAGACGACCATGACCCGGATGCTGGAGGAGCAGTTCCCGGTGGACTACCAGGTCTCCCCGCAGTTCTCCATGGAGGGGACGGGGACCGCCACCGAGACGGCCGAGGGCTCGGAGGAAGCCGAGGACCCGGCGGGGAGCGAGGGTTCCGAGCAGTCCGCAGGCGCCGGGCAGGCTCCCGCCGACGGCGAGGAGAGCGCGGCCGGAGAGGCTCCCGCCGACGGTGCCGAGGGCCCCGCCGAGCCCGCGGAGCCGACCGGGGGCGCGTCCGCCGGTGAGGACTCCGGCACGCAGGGCGGCACCGAGGCCGGGGCGGCCCAGGAGCCGCGGTTCCCCACCATCCCGAACGAGGTCCGGGTGGCGCTGGAGGGCCAGTCCGCCCTGGGCAAGGTCATCGGCCAGCGCAGCGTCTACGTCGACACGGACGGCGGCCAGTCGGTCCCCGTCTACACCTACCCGGGCGCCGAGGTCGGCGTCGACCTCACCAGCGACACCGTCGAGGGCGACGTGACCGACATCGGTCCGGGCCGGGCCACGGTGACGGAGGGCTACGCCGAGGGCGCCGGGGTGGGCGACACCCTCACCCTCCCGGCCGAGGACGGCCGGGACCTGTCCGTGGAGATCGTCGCGGTCGTGGAGGACATGCAGTCCCTGACGGGCGTGACCCTGCACCCGGAGGACTTCGCCGCGGCCTTCCCGTCGGTGGACGAGGACGAGATGCTGCTCATCCGCGCCGCCGAGGGAGCCGACGCCGCCGAGGTGCGCGACGCGGTCTACACCGCGGTCGAGGACCACCCGACCATGCAGGTCGCGTCGGCCGCCGAGATGAAGAACCAGTTCTCCGAGGTTCTGGACATCGCCTTCTACACCATCGCGGCGATGCTGGGCCTGGCGATCATCATCGCGGTGTTCGGTATCTCCAACACCATGGCTCTGTCGGTGCTGGAGCGCACCCGCGAGTCCGCGCTGCTGCGGGCGCTGGGGCTGGCCCGGGGCCAGCTGCGCCGGATGCTGAGCGTGGAGGCCGTGCTGCTGTGCCTGATCGGCGCCGGTATCGGCATCGTGCTGGGCGTGGTGTTCGGCTGGGCGGCCGGGGCCTCGGTCATGCCGGACATGGTCTTCACCGTGCCCTTCGGCCAGATCGGGGTGTTCATCGCGGTCGCGGTCCTGGCGGGGCTGCTGGCCTCGGTGCTGCCCGCCCGCCGGGCGGCGGCCACCTCGATCACGGGGGCGCTGGCCAGCGAGTAG
- a CDS encoding polyprenol monophosphomannose synthase, with translation MSSQPSPQQPSSPPVRVTPEPVALPAPWADSRVTVVVPTYNEADNLPVLVGQLMALDLPRLRVVVVDDGSPDGTGEVADKLAVEFAGRVGVVHRTAKDGLGRAYVAGMTRALEEGADHVVQMDADLSHPVGYVPQLLGTLHATNAGVVIGSRYVPGGSLSERWNLSRRLLSGWANAYVKTVLSIPIRDVTAGFKIWRASALRVLDLPGIESTGYAFQVEMHYRAYRRGQKMVEIPIHFEDRVVGQSKLDGSVALEAALRPLLLRRAERARRR, from the coding sequence ATGTCCTCCCAGCCGTCTCCCCAGCAGCCGTCCTCCCCGCCCGTGCGCGTCACCCCCGAACCCGTGGCGCTCCCCGCGCCGTGGGCCGACTCCCGGGTGACGGTGGTCGTGCCCACCTACAACGAGGCGGACAACCTCCCCGTGCTGGTGGGCCAGCTCATGGCCCTGGACCTGCCGCGGCTGCGGGTGGTGGTCGTGGACGACGGCTCCCCCGACGGCACCGGCGAGGTCGCCGACAAGCTCGCGGTCGAGTTCGCCGGACGCGTCGGCGTCGTCCACCGCACCGCCAAGGACGGCCTGGGCCGCGCCTACGTCGCTGGCATGACCCGCGCCCTGGAGGAGGGCGCCGACCACGTGGTGCAGATGGACGCCGACCTCAGCCACCCCGTGGGCTACGTTCCCCAGTTGCTCGGCACCCTGCACGCCACCAACGCGGGCGTGGTGATCGGCAGCCGCTACGTCCCCGGCGGCAGCCTGTCCGAGCGGTGGAACCTCAGCCGCCGTCTGCTGAGCGGCTGGGCCAACGCCTACGTCAAGACCGTGCTGTCCATCCCCATCCGCGACGTCACCGCGGGCTTCAAGATCTGGCGGGCCTCGGCGCTGCGCGTCCTGGACCTGCCCGGCATCGAGAGCACCGGCTACGCCTTCCAGGTGGAGATGCACTACCGGGCCTACCGGCGCGGGCAGAAGATGGTGGAGATCCCCATCCACTTCGAGGACCGCGTCGTGGGCCAGAGCAAGCTCGACGGCTCCGTCGCGCTGGAGGCCGCCCTGCGCCCGCTGCTGCTGCGCCGCGCCGAGCGCGCCCGACGCCGGTAG
- a CDS encoding LysR family transcriptional regulator, with translation MDLELRHLRTICLLADTGSVTKAAAALSTSQPALTTQLQRIEREVGGPLFHRGRSGVRPTELGEFVLVRARSVLLSMDDLLHDITARGASPTTLRVGGVGPLTLELSARIPEVFPNVPVHVRTEYSPKLVTDLVRAGRLDLGTTIDYVDRDLSTDGPLSWAMLSVEPLHVALWADHPQAKRPLVRLGDLAGTPWALTPPDGTGWPECFYLACQRAGFTPDVPYRLYDRSEIRDLIADRRAVAPCQPDFDTGPDVVVRPLEGEPIQLRHLLVWRRDSPIQQASDTIARLAREILGGPSRTPDPPAPGDAASALDRAPGERRNGRAPGALNG, from the coding sequence ATGGACCTCGAACTCCGCCACCTGCGCACCATCTGCCTCCTGGCCGACACCGGCAGTGTGACCAAGGCGGCCGCCGCGCTCTCCACCTCACAGCCCGCGCTGACCACCCAACTCCAGCGGATCGAGCGCGAGGTCGGCGGACCGCTGTTCCACCGCGGGCGTTCGGGGGTCCGCCCCACCGAGCTGGGCGAGTTCGTGCTGGTGCGCGCACGCTCGGTCCTGCTGTCCATGGACGACCTGCTGCACGACATCACCGCGCGCGGGGCCTCCCCCACCACCCTGCGCGTGGGCGGGGTCGGACCGCTGACGCTGGAGCTGTCGGCCCGCATACCCGAGGTCTTCCCGAACGTGCCGGTCCACGTGCGCACGGAGTACTCGCCCAAGCTGGTCACCGACCTGGTGCGCGCGGGCCGCCTGGACCTGGGGACCACGATCGACTACGTGGACCGCGACCTGTCCACCGACGGCCCCCTGTCCTGGGCGATGCTCTCGGTGGAGCCGCTGCACGTGGCGCTGTGGGCCGACCACCCCCAGGCGAAGCGGCCGCTGGTCAGGCTGGGCGACCTGGCGGGGACGCCGTGGGCGCTGACCCCGCCGGACGGCACCGGCTGGCCCGAGTGCTTCTACCTGGCCTGCCAGCGGGCCGGGTTCACCCCCGATGTGCCCTACCGGCTCTACGACCGCTCCGAGATCCGCGACCTCATCGCCGACCGCCGGGCGGTCGCGCCGTGCCAGCCGGACTTCGACACCGGGCCGGACGTGGTGGTACGCCCCCTGGAGGGCGAGCCCATACAGCTGCGCCACCTGCTGGTCTGGCGGCGCGACAGTCCGATCCAGCAGGCCTCCGACACGATCGCGCGGCTGGCCCGCGAGATCCTGGGCGGCCCGTCCCGCACACCGGACCCCCCGGCCCCGGGCGACGCCGCGTCCGCTCTCGACCGGGCGCCGGGCGAGCGGCGCAACGGACGCGCGCCGGGGGCGCTCAACGGCTGA
- a CDS encoding sensor histidine kinase, whose translation MRSWVSDRGRDAGALWNKNREWWWARRLTIADWLYAVLPLPFSWVLQLVGSTQLGLFGGLVPALLALLANVNIAFALAAGVVLYVIPVVFAGATVLLRRSFPQWMLVTALVLLLCFANFVPAVIALYSYSVYQGNRRLLVGWFALYSLAMVVAYEANPLGQVFLIGMLLVVPMVFGLWVGTRRQLIDRLHERAERLEREQHMMAEQAITAERTRIAREMHDVVAHRVSLMVLHAGGLEVSAEDPRTVEAAGLIRTTGREALTELRGILGVLRDDTDAAPTAPQPVLSDLDRLVGEWRAAGMPIDREESGRVRPLPTGVQRTAYRIVQEGLTNAAKHAPGAAVTLRLHYADRQLEVEVANAPARGPASPMPRSGFGLTGLRERVVLSGGSLSAGACPDGGWRLRAIVRTDDPSGTEEEVSEGDPHAPGR comes from the coding sequence ATGAGGAGCTGGGTGAGCGACCGGGGCAGGGACGCCGGCGCCCTGTGGAACAAGAACCGGGAGTGGTGGTGGGCCCGCCGCCTGACCATCGCCGACTGGCTCTACGCCGTGCTGCCGCTGCCGTTCAGCTGGGTACTGCAACTGGTGGGCAGCACGCAGCTCGGCCTGTTCGGCGGGCTCGTCCCCGCGCTCCTGGCGCTCCTGGCCAACGTGAACATCGCGTTCGCCCTGGCCGCCGGGGTGGTCCTCTACGTGATCCCGGTCGTGTTCGCCGGTGCCACGGTCCTGCTGCGGCGGAGCTTCCCGCAGTGGATGCTCGTCACCGCGCTCGTGCTGCTGCTGTGCTTCGCCAACTTCGTCCCGGCCGTGATCGCCCTGTACTCGTACTCGGTGTACCAGGGCAACCGTCGCCTGCTGGTGGGCTGGTTCGCCCTGTACAGCCTGGCCATGGTCGTCGCCTACGAGGCCAACCCCCTCGGCCAGGTCTTCCTCATCGGGATGCTGCTGGTCGTACCGATGGTCTTCGGCCTGTGGGTGGGCACCCGCCGCCAGCTCATCGACCGCCTCCACGAGCGCGCCGAGCGCCTCGAACGCGAACAGCACATGATGGCCGAGCAGGCCATCACCGCCGAGCGCACCCGCATCGCCCGGGAGATGCACGACGTGGTCGCCCACCGGGTCAGCCTCATGGTGCTGCACGCGGGAGGGCTGGAGGTCTCCGCCGAGGACCCGCGCACCGTCGAGGCGGCCGGGCTCATCCGCACCACCGGCCGCGAGGCCCTCACCGAACTGCGCGGCATCCTCGGGGTGCTGCGCGACGACACCGACGCCGCGCCCACCGCCCCCCAGCCGGTCCTGTCGGACCTGGACCGCCTGGTGGGGGAGTGGCGCGCCGCCGGGATGCCGATCGACCGGGAGGAGAGCGGCCGGGTCCGCCCGCTGCCGACGGGCGTCCAGCGCACCGCCTACCGGATCGTCCAGGAGGGGCTGACCAACGCCGCCAAGCACGCGCCCGGAGCCGCCGTCACCCTGCGTCTGCACTACGCCGACCGCCAGCTGGAGGTGGAGGTGGCCAACGCGCCCGCGCGGGGCCCGGCCTCGCCCATGCCCCGCAGCGGTTTCGGTCTGACCGGGCTGCGCGAGCGCGTCGTGCTCTCCGGCGGAAGCCTCAGCGCGGGGGCGTGCCCCGACGGCGGGTGGCGTCTGCGCGCTATCGTGCGAACCGACGATCCATCCGGTACGGAGGAAGAGGTTTCCGAAGGTGATCCGCACGCTCCTGGTCGATGA
- a CDS encoding 4'-phosphopantetheinyl transferase family protein, which produces MGGMKLDPAPLSIEVWWVRTSAADDRLLRLLDEEERSRNARFRLQADRDRHLLGRAVSRLLLAERADCPPEKVTFALRCRSCEEKERAGASRGEDSAQGPHGKPHPSGPAEGWELSVSHSGEWVVLALAREVPVGVDVERVSPARDLEGLAGYTLGEPEQRAWERLSPADRVGAFFRYWARKEALLKATGLGLSGGMRRVLVSPADAAPSLLSWEGGGAPGAVALADLDVGAVPDRGGEEYRSALAVLTDRPLELEPRTHEETVRLLRSRPGGG; this is translated from the coding sequence ATGGGGGGCATGAAGCTCGATCCGGCACCCCTGTCCATCGAGGTGTGGTGGGTACGCACCTCAGCCGCCGACGACCGCCTGCTGCGCCTGTTGGACGAGGAGGAACGGTCGCGCAACGCCCGCTTCCGGCTCCAGGCCGACCGCGACCGGCACCTGCTGGGCCGGGCGGTGTCCCGGCTGCTGCTGGCCGAGCGGGCCGACTGCCCGCCCGAGAAGGTGACCTTCGCTTTGCGCTGCCGTTCCTGTGAGGAGAAGGAGCGGGCGGGCGCCAGCCGGGGCGAGGACTCCGCGCAGGGCCCGCACGGCAAGCCCCACCCCTCCGGCCCCGCCGAGGGGTGGGAGCTCTCCGTCAGCCACTCGGGTGAGTGGGTGGTGCTGGCCCTGGCCCGCGAGGTGCCCGTGGGCGTGGACGTGGAACGCGTGTCCCCGGCCCGCGACCTGGAGGGCCTGGCGGGCTACACGCTGGGCGAACCCGAGCAGCGGGCCTGGGAGCGCCTCTCCCCCGCCGACCGGGTCGGCGCCTTCTTCCGCTACTGGGCCCGCAAGGAGGCGCTGCTGAAGGCGACCGGCCTGGGCCTGTCCGGCGGGATGCGGCGTGTGCTGGTGAGCCCGGCGGACGCCGCCCCCTCCCTGCTGTCCTGGGAGGGCGGCGGGGCGCCGGGGGCGGTGGCGCTGGCGGACCTGGACGTCGGGGCGGTCCCGGACCGGGGCGGGGAGGAGTACCGCTCCGCCCTGGCGGTGCTGACCGACCGGCCGCTGGAGCTGGAGCCGCGCACCCACGAGGAGACCGTCCGGCTGCTGCGCTCCCGGCCGGGCGGAGGCTGA